In the genome of Solibacillus silvestris, one region contains:
- a CDS encoding DNA-binding response regulator yields MEKHRIFIVEDDPKIAALLADTLRKYQYEVETIKDFDSLMEQCLAFSPHIILLDINLPSYDGYYWCRELRQFTKCPILFISARSGEMDQIFALENGGDDFITKPFNYEIVLAKIRSHLRRTYGEYSARQEERKIVQGQLTLYLERMELQLKELVVPLQKKECVILGLLMGQAPKVVSREQLLEELWDDQAFVDENTLNVNMTRVRKKLADYGISSVIETVRGAGYRFLLSSEEM; encoded by the coding sequence ATGGAAAAACATCGAATTTTCATCGTTGAGGATGATCCTAAAATAGCTGCACTACTCGCAGACACATTGAGAAAATACCAATACGAAGTCGAAACGATTAAAGACTTTGATTCATTAATGGAACAATGCTTAGCGTTTTCGCCTCATATAATTTTACTGGATATTAATTTACCTTCCTATGATGGGTACTATTGGTGCCGTGAGTTGAGACAATTTACGAAATGTCCGATTTTATTTATTTCGGCTCGCTCGGGTGAAATGGATCAAATATTTGCATTGGAAAACGGCGGAGATGACTTTATTACGAAGCCGTTTAACTATGAAATTGTACTTGCTAAAATTCGCAGCCATTTGCGTCGTACATATGGAGAATATTCTGCAAGACAGGAAGAGCGGAAAATTGTACAAGGACAGCTAACATTGTATTTGGAACGGATGGAACTTCAATTGAAGGAGCTCGTCGTTCCGCTTCAAAAGAAGGAATGTGTCATTTTAGGATTATTAATGGGACAAGCGCCAAAAGTCGTATCACGTGAACAGCTGTTGGAGGAATTGTGGGATGATCAGGCATTTGTTGATGAAAACACGTTAAATGTAAATATGACTCGTGTTCGAAAGAAGCTGGCCGATTATGGCATTTCATCTGTTATTGAAACAGTGCGCGGAGCAGGGTATCGCTTTTTATTGAGCTCGGAGGAAATGTAA
- a CDS encoding lipoate--protein ligase, translating to MYFIDNKGITDPRINLAIEEYILKNMDIEKDDFLLFYINQPSIIIGKNQNTIEEINTDYVEENGILVVRRLSGGGAVYHDLNNLNFSFLTKDDGNSFSNYKKFTQPVVDALAKLGVNSELSGRNDILAEGKKVSGNAQYSTRGRMFSHGTLMFNLDIDAVVNSLKVKQDKIESKGIKSVRSRVANIIDFLPEKITVEEFRMEILKSIFGGEENIQYYELTEEDWENIHEISKNRYQLWEWNYGKSPRFNIQKTKRYPSGSLDIRLEVNKGVIEEAKIFGDFFGVGDVDEVAQLLVGTKYDRAAIAEKLKDIEIPVYFGGITEEDFLHLIY from the coding sequence TTGTATTTTATCGATAATAAAGGAATTACAGATCCGCGTATTAACCTGGCAATAGAAGAGTATATACTGAAAAACATGGATATCGAAAAGGATGATTTTTTACTGTTTTATATTAATCAGCCTTCGATTATCATCGGAAAAAATCAAAACACGATCGAAGAAATCAACACAGATTACGTTGAAGAAAATGGAATCCTTGTCGTACGTCGCCTTTCCGGCGGTGGTGCAGTTTACCATGATTTGAACAATCTGAATTTCAGCTTCCTGACAAAGGATGACGGCAACAGCTTCAGCAACTATAAAAAATTCACCCAGCCTGTTGTTGATGCACTTGCAAAACTGGGGGTTAATTCAGAGCTTTCAGGCCGTAATGATATTTTGGCTGAAGGGAAAAAGGTTTCGGGCAATGCCCAATATTCAACGCGCGGCCGCATGTTCAGTCATGGGACACTAATGTTCAATCTGGATATTGATGCTGTCGTGAACTCACTTAAAGTAAAACAGGACAAGATCGAATCAAAAGGAATTAAATCAGTTCGCTCGCGTGTTGCGAACATCATTGATTTCCTTCCAGAAAAAATTACAGTAGAAGAGTTCCGTATGGAAATTTTAAAATCTATTTTCGGTGGCGAGGAAAATATTCAATATTACGAGCTTACCGAAGAAGATTGGGAAAACATCCATGAAATTTCAAAAAACCGTTACCAGTTATGGGAGTGGAATTACGGAAAATCACCGCGCTTTAACATTCAAAAAACGAAGCGTTACCCTTCAGGAAGCCTGGATATTCGTTTAGAAGTGAATAAAGGTGTTATTGAAGAGGCGAAAATTTTCGGTGATTTCTTTGGTGTCGGTGATGTAGATGAGGTCGCGCAATTATTGGTCGGGACGAAATATGACCGTGCCGCAATTGCAGAAAAGCTGAAAGATATTGAAATCCCGGTATACTTTGGCGGGATCACGGAAGAGGATTTCCTTCATCTAATTTACTAG
- a CDS encoding TetR family transcriptional regulator, with the protein MDRRHEILIAATKSFTLFGYKATTIEQVAKIANVGKGTIYTFFKNKEELFQEVVFHLIGEMKRETDQLIDVSASFMQNAHTALMKMLQFRERHLLFAKLIDEERALGTPEVQQMLLKIESEIISYVSMRIRNGIAKGEVIDCNPEHVAFLLFKSYLAFIVDWQLTHNEPLNEQEILTLFSETIFRGLAKKK; encoded by the coding sequence ATGGATCGTCGACATGAAATTTTAATAGCTGCAACAAAATCCTTTACATTATTTGGCTATAAAGCAACAACGATTGAACAAGTTGCAAAAATTGCAAATGTAGGAAAAGGGACTATTTATACTTTTTTTAAAAATAAAGAAGAGCTGTTTCAGGAAGTAGTATTCCATTTAATCGGTGAAATGAAACGCGAAACAGATCAGCTAATCGATGTAAGTGCGAGCTTTATGCAAAATGCCCATACAGCATTAATGAAAATGCTGCAGTTCCGTGAACGTCATTTACTGTTTGCCAAACTAATAGATGAGGAAAGAGCACTGGGCACTCCTGAAGTACAGCAAATGCTGTTGAAAATCGAGTCGGAAATCATTTCATACGTCTCGATGCGCATTCGTAACGGTATTGCAAAGGGTGAGGTCATTGACTGTAATCCTGAGCATGTAGCCTTTTTATTGTTTAAATCGTATTTGGCTTTTATTGTAGACTGGCAGTTGACACATAATGAACCACTCAATGAACAAGAAATTCTGACATTATTCAGCGAAACCATTTTCCGTGGTTTGGCAAAGAAAAAGTAG